The Triticum dicoccoides isolate Atlit2015 ecotype Zavitan chromosome 6A, WEW_v2.0, whole genome shotgun sequence genome has a window encoding:
- the LOC119319209 gene encoding uncharacterized protein LOC119319209, whose translation MASSAALVASRPDSSDPASSPSSCRRHNPVIQSSAAAWSSYALPYSAMIGLVTTLLPRQPAPPAARCLVAAGKPLGKLLLAGLPCTSAAASSVTAPRLVAPSPVVGALFQRRAAPLFCSSRQRADPFALTKRSKRQAQSASFCHGPAHPSSPSRPSSTELGLSPILQVPMIPCR comes from the exons ATGGCCTCCTCTGCCGCCCTTGTTGCGAGTCGCCCGGATTCGTCAGACcccgcgtcgtccccgtcgtcaTGTCGCCGGCATAATCCGGTGATCC AGTCCAGCGCCGCCGCTTGGAGCTCCTACGCCCTGCCGTACTCCGCCATGATTGGCCTCGTCACCACGCTGCTCCCGCGACAACCAGCCCCACCAGCGGCGCGCTGCCTTGTCGCCGCCGGCAAGCCCCTCGG GAAGCTGCTCCTCGCTGGCCTTCCCTGCACGTCCGCCGCCGCAAGTTCCGTCACCGCTCCGCGCCTTGTCGCCCCTTCGCCCGTCGTCGGAGCTCTATTCCAGCGCCGCGCAGCTCCTCTGTTCTGTTCGAGCAGGCAACGAGCAGATCCATTCGCGTTGACCAAGCGAAGCAAGCGCCAGGCCCAGTCTGCTTCTTTTTGCCACGGCCCAGCGCACCCCTCCTCacccagccggccttcttccactgAACTGGGCCTTAGCCCAAT cttgcaggtgccgatgataccgtgcaggtga